From Pseudothermotoga thermarum DSM 5069, a single genomic window includes:
- a CDS encoding ABC transporter ATP-binding protein: MEPLIRVENLKKYFEIRKSIFSKPLYVRAVDDVSFDIPKGSIFAVVGESGSGKSTLGRLILRLIEPTSGNLYFKGVNILKLDGKEMLEYRRKMQIVQQDPYNSLHPRKLVKDIIGEGLKIHFKMKRNEIYSKVKGILELVGLREEHMFRYPHEFSGGQRQRIAIARVLVLKPEFIVLDEPTSALDVSVQARVLAMLKELKENFSLTYMFITHNLAVVDYMATHVAVMYLGKIMEIGSKDDIFNHPSHPYTKILLDCVPSVGTGRRIRTVPKGEIPSPINPPSGCVFHTRCPKAEKICQIEEPNLLEVSPGHFCRCHFYG; this comes from the coding sequence ATGGAGCCGTTGATAAGAGTTGAGAACTTGAAAAAGTATTTTGAAATAAGAAAATCTATTTTTTCAAAACCTTTGTACGTAAGAGCAGTGGATGATGTATCTTTTGACATACCAAAAGGTTCAATTTTTGCCGTGGTTGGTGAGTCTGGTTCTGGTAAAAGTACCCTGGGCAGGCTTATCCTTAGGTTGATAGAACCAACCAGTGGGAATTTGTATTTCAAAGGTGTTAACATCTTAAAACTAGATGGTAAGGAAATGCTTGAATATAGACGTAAAATGCAGATAGTTCAGCAGGATCCATATAATTCCTTGCATCCAAGGAAGCTTGTGAAAGATATAATTGGTGAAGGTTTGAAAATACACTTCAAAATGAAAAGAAATGAAATATACTCCAAAGTTAAGGGAATCTTAGAATTGGTTGGACTTCGGGAAGAGCACATGTTCAGATATCCTCACGAATTTTCAGGAGGGCAAAGACAACGCATTGCCATTGCCAGAGTTCTTGTTCTCAAGCCAGAATTTATAGTTTTGGATGAGCCAACTTCTGCTCTTGACGTTTCTGTTCAAGCTAGAGTTCTTGCTATGTTGAAGGAATTAAAAGAAAATTTCTCTTTAACGTACATGTTTATAACTCATAACTTAGCAGTCGTTGATTACATGGCAACACACGTTGCAGTTATGTATCTGGGGAAAATAATGGAAATAGGAAGCAAAGATGATATCTTTAATCACCCCTCGCATCCGTATACAAAAATTTTGCTGGATTGTGTTCCAAGTGTTGGAACTGGAAGAAGAATTCGGACAGTTCCAAAAGGAGAAATCCCCAGCCCAATTAATCCTCCTAGTGGATGTGTATTTCACACACGCTGTCCAAAAGCAGAAAAAATCTGCCAAATTGAGGAACCAAATTTGTTAGAAGTTTCACCAGGACATTTTTGCAGGTGCCATTTTTATGGGTAA
- the nikC gene encoding nickel transporter permease — protein sequence MENIEQVKTSRWKPLIEDLKYTLYLWKRTKLAMVGTFIVIGFLFMAIFAPILAPYDPIKVDLTNRLKPPSLKHPFGTDQFGRDILSRVIYGARIEVWIIFLVTVISGTIGLAVGITAGYFGGIVDEILMRITDIFLAFPRLILAMALAAMLGRGLTNAIIAISLVEWTVIARLARAEALRVKSQPYIEAIKALGAGNLRILLLHVLPMCLSPVLVQLTLRMGTIILTAAGLGFLGLGAQPPTPEWGAIVSDGRNYLVHQWWISTFPGLFIALVVLGFNLLGDGIRDILDPRLRR from the coding sequence GTGGAAAATATAGAACAAGTCAAGACCTCAAGATGGAAACCTTTAATCGAAGATTTGAAATACACACTTTATTTGTGGAAAAGAACAAAACTTGCCATGGTTGGTACATTCATCGTTATAGGTTTTCTTTTTATGGCTATTTTTGCCCCTATTCTGGCCCCATATGACCCTATAAAGGTCGATTTGACTAATCGTCTTAAACCTCCGAGTTTAAAACATCCTTTTGGAACGGATCAATTCGGTCGTGATATTTTGAGCAGGGTAATTTATGGAGCAAGAATTGAGGTTTGGATAATTTTTCTGGTAACGGTGATCAGTGGAACCATAGGTTTGGCAGTCGGGATTACCGCTGGTTACTTTGGTGGAATAGTTGATGAAATATTGATGAGAATAACTGATATTTTTCTAGCATTTCCACGGTTAATTCTAGCTATGGCATTGGCTGCAATGCTGGGAAGAGGTTTAACAAACGCAATTATTGCTATTTCTCTAGTTGAATGGACAGTTATAGCAAGGTTAGCAAGAGCAGAAGCCCTAAGGGTAAAATCTCAACCTTATATAGAAGCAATCAAAGCCCTTGGAGCTGGTAATTTGAGAATACTTTTACTCCATGTTCTTCCTATGTGCCTTTCCCCAGTTTTGGTTCAATTGACTTTGAGAATGGGAACAATCATTCTTACGGCAGCTGGTCTTGGCTTTTTAGGTTTGGGTGCGCAACCTCCAACACCAGAGTGGGGTGCAATTGTCAGCGATGGAAGAAACTATTTGGTGCATCAATGGTGGATCTCAACTTTTCCCGGTTTGTTTATCGCGTTGGTTGTTCTTGGTTTTAACCTGCTTGGCGATGGTATTAGAGATATACTTGATCCACGTCTAAGGAGGTAA
- a CDS encoding ABC transporter ATP-binding protein, with amino-acid sequence MKGNLLNIENLKVVFYTYRGVVKALNGVKLWLNESERLAVVGETGCGKSVTALSIMRLIEQPGGIVEGEIWFNGVDLTKLSDEEMDEYRGKQITMIFQEPLAALNPVFKVGFQVAESIAHAKGISIKDAYEEVPRVLEMVGLDWKRTIDLYPHELSGGMAQRIMIAMALAVRPKLLMADEPTSALDVTIQAQILKLLDELIAAERNALILITHDLGIASEFCDRVAVMYAGNVIEVAKSEDIFANPLHPYTKGLIGSVPIIGLTKDLKGIPGVVPDLVDPPPGCRFHPRCEYAFKRCFVELPQLLKINETHYVACHLYEQ; translated from the coding sequence GTGAAGGGCAATTTGTTGAACATAGAGAACTTGAAAGTTGTTTTTTACACTTATCGTGGGGTTGTAAAAGCTTTAAATGGAGTGAAACTTTGGTTGAATGAATCTGAACGGTTGGCTGTTGTTGGAGAAACTGGATGCGGAAAGTCTGTCACTGCGTTATCTATAATGAGGTTGATCGAGCAACCTGGAGGGATTGTAGAAGGAGAAATATGGTTCAACGGGGTTGATTTAACTAAATTAAGCGATGAAGAAATGGATGAATATAGGGGAAAGCAAATCACAATGATTTTCCAAGAACCACTTGCCGCATTGAACCCTGTTTTCAAAGTAGGCTTTCAAGTGGCAGAATCTATAGCTCATGCAAAAGGTATATCTATAAAGGATGCATACGAAGAAGTTCCAAGAGTGCTTGAGATGGTGGGGTTGGATTGGAAAAGAACCATAGATTTATATCCTCATGAGCTCAGCGGTGGAATGGCCCAAAGAATTATGATAGCAATGGCATTAGCCGTTAGACCAAAGCTTTTGATGGCCGATGAACCAACTTCCGCGTTGGATGTGACGATACAAGCTCAGATATTAAAACTTTTAGACGAGTTGATAGCAGCCGAAAGAAATGCCCTAATATTGATAACTCACGATCTAGGCATTGCATCTGAATTTTGTGATAGGGTTGCTGTGATGTATGCAGGAAATGTTATTGAGGTCGCAAAAAGTGAAGATATATTTGCCAATCCATTACATCCTTACACAAAAGGATTGATAGGATCGGTACCAATCATCGGCCTGACTAAAGATTTAAAGGGAATACCAGGTGTAGTACCAGATTTGGTTGATCCACCACCTGGTTGCAGATTTCATCCGAGATGTGAGTATGCCTTCAAGAGATGCTTTGTTGAACTTCCACAATTGTTGAAAATAAATGAGACTCATTACGTGGCGTGTCACTTGTACGAGCAGTAG
- a CDS encoding ABC transporter permease translates to MRLYAFIARRLLLMLFVLFGVSVLVFIIAKVIPADPVGAILGGNAPVDLVEDLKRRLGLDKPLMLQFLDYMSGLLKGNLGISLKSSRPVAKDIAEFFPATLELAISATILAVVLGITLGIFSAVHRNKFIDHFARIFSILGVSMPVFWTGLILLLIFYFRLGWLPGGGRLGLFTTPPTRYTGLLVLDSILSGNLEALKDAVAHLILPSIVLGYSATASIARITRSSMLEVLRQDFIRTAKAKGIGKRLVIYRHALRNALIPVVTIVGLTFGGLLEGAILTETIFGWPGLGRYLVNAMLYLDYPAVMGGTLFVAVIYSLVNLVVDIVYAVLDPRMRV, encoded by the coding sequence ATGAGATTGTATGCATTCATCGCTAGACGTTTGCTGTTAATGTTGTTTGTGTTATTTGGTGTTTCTGTACTTGTTTTTATAATAGCCAAAGTCATCCCAGCTGATCCAGTTGGAGCCATACTTGGAGGAAATGCACCCGTGGATTTGGTAGAGGATTTAAAAAGAAGATTAGGACTCGATAAACCCTTGATGTTACAGTTTCTTGACTATATGTCCGGTTTATTGAAAGGCAATCTTGGTATTTCTTTGAAATCTAGTAGGCCAGTTGCTAAAGACATAGCTGAATTTTTCCCCGCCACCCTTGAACTTGCAATTTCTGCCACCATTTTGGCTGTAGTGCTGGGTATAACGCTTGGTATATTTTCAGCGGTTCACAGAAACAAATTCATTGATCATTTTGCCAGAATTTTTTCCATCTTAGGTGTTTCTATGCCCGTTTTTTGGACGGGGCTTATTTTGCTTTTGATTTTTTATTTCAGACTTGGTTGGTTACCAGGTGGGGGTCGACTTGGACTGTTCACGACTCCTCCAACCCGTTACACAGGATTGCTTGTCCTTGATTCAATTTTAAGTGGAAATCTTGAAGCTTTGAAAGACGCTGTTGCTCACCTGATTTTGCCGTCAATTGTTTTAGGATATTCAGCGACAGCTTCAATAGCAAGGATAACCCGTTCAAGTATGTTGGAAGTTCTACGGCAAGATTTCATAAGGACTGCCAAAGCGAAGGGAATTGGCAAAAGGCTTGTCATATATAGGCATGCTCTGAGGAATGCTTTAATACCGGTTGTGACTATCGTTGGATTGACCTTCGGCGGATTACTCGAAGGTGCAATTTTAACTGAAACAATTTTTGGTTGGCCTGGACTTGGTAGATATCTTGTCAACGCCATGCTTTACTTAGACTATCCCGCGGTGATGGGAGGAACACTTTTTGTTGCTGTGATTTATTCGTTAGTCAACTTAGTGGTTGATATTGTATATGCCGTTTTAGACCCAAGGATGCGTGTATAG